One window of Rubrobacter aplysinae genomic DNA carries:
- a CDS encoding acyl-CoA thioesterase: MIQPGSFPFVHTLRVRYSEIDGQKVVFNSHYLTYIDVAITEYFRNLGAGALDSPAFEIALVKATLEFKRSARLDDLLDVHVSVPKLGNSSFTGRFRISPANDAGEQEPYLEAEIIYVSYSQETGGAAPIPDWIRDRVESFQNPT, translated from the coding sequence ATGATACAGCCCGGGTCCTTCCCGTTCGTCCACACCCTGCGCGTGCGCTACTCCGAGATCGACGGCCAGAAGGTCGTGTTCAACTCGCACTACCTGACCTACATCGACGTAGCCATAACCGAGTACTTCCGGAACCTCGGCGCAGGGGCCCTGGATTCCCCGGCGTTCGAGATCGCGCTGGTAAAAGCGACCCTGGAGTTCAAGAGATCCGCCCGTCTGGACGACCTGCTCGACGTCCACGTCTCCGTACCCAAACTGGGTAACTCCAGTTTCACCGGGAGGTTCAGAATCTCTCCCGCGAATGACGCTGGAGAACAGGAACCTTATCTGGAAGCGGAGATAATCTACGTCTCCTACTCCCAGGAAACGGGCGGTGCGGCGCCGATCCCCGATTGGATCAGGGATCGCGTGGAGTCATTCCAGAACCCCACGTAA
- a CDS encoding acyl-CoA dehydrogenase family protein has product MDGLLTEEEIAVRDKARRFVTERISPNIKEWYDEGTFPKELVPEMGSLGVLGMHLEGYGCGGKSAVEYGLACMELEAGDSGLRTFVSVQGSLAMSAIHKFGSEEHKEEWLPRMARGEAIGAFGLTEPDAGSDPASMKTYARRDGDDWILGGSKRWIGLGSIADVAVIWAQTDEGVRGFVVPTDTPGFSAQDIQPKLSMRASIQCELYFEDCRLPSEAMFPEVKGLRGPFSCLNEARYGIVWGVMGAARDSYESALGYSLERSQFDKPTAAFQLTQKKLVDMMLEIQKGTMLALHLGLMKDAGTLRHEQVSFGKLNNVREAIEIAREARTILGGNGVTLDYSPLRHANNLESVRTYEGTDEVHTLILGNAITGIPAFR; this is encoded by the coding sequence CTGGATGGTCTGCTTACGGAAGAGGAGATCGCGGTGAGGGACAAGGCTCGCCGGTTCGTGACGGAGCGGATCTCCCCGAACATAAAAGAATGGTACGACGAAGGAACATTCCCGAAAGAGCTCGTGCCCGAGATGGGCTCTCTGGGCGTCCTCGGCATGCACCTCGAAGGCTACGGCTGCGGCGGCAAGAGCGCGGTCGAGTATGGTCTGGCGTGTATGGAGCTTGAGGCCGGAGACTCGGGGCTTAGGACCTTCGTTAGCGTGCAGGGCTCGCTCGCGATGAGCGCGATACACAAGTTCGGCTCCGAGGAGCACAAGGAGGAGTGGCTGCCGAGGATGGCCCGGGGAGAGGCAATAGGTGCTTTCGGGCTCACCGAGCCGGATGCCGGGAGTGACCCCGCCTCCATGAAGACCTATGCCAGGCGGGACGGCGATGACTGGATACTGGGCGGGAGCAAGCGTTGGATCGGCCTGGGTTCCATCGCGGATGTGGCGGTAATATGGGCCCAGACGGACGAGGGAGTCCGCGGCTTTGTGGTGCCGACCGATACTCCGGGCTTCTCGGCGCAGGACATACAGCCAAAGCTCTCCATGCGGGCCTCCATACAGTGCGAGCTCTACTTCGAGGACTGCAGGCTCCCCTCAGAGGCAATGTTCCCGGAGGTCAAGGGTCTGCGCGGACCGTTCTCGTGCCTGAACGAGGCCAGGTACGGGATCGTCTGGGGCGTGATGGGCGCGGCGCGGGACTCCTACGAGAGCGCTCTCGGATACTCGTTAGAGCGCAGCCAGTTCGACAAGCCCACGGCCGCGTTCCAGCTGACCCAGAAGAAGCTCGTGGACATGATGCTAGAGATCCAGAAGGGTACGATGCTGGCTCTGCACCTGGGCCTCATGAAGGATGCCGGAACGCTGAGGCACGAGCAGGTCTCCTTTGGCAAGCTAAACAACGTACGCGAGGCGATAGAGATAGCCCGCGAGGCCCGCACCATCCTCGGCGGCAACGGGGTAACCCTGGACTACTCGCCTCTCAGACACGCCAATAACCTCGAGAGCGTGAGGACCTATGAAGGGACCGACGAGGTGCACACCCTGATTCTGGGTAACGCGATAACCGGCATACCGGCGTTCAGGTAG
- a CDS encoding acetyl-CoA carboxylase, with the protein MSEATTNNVKAQIPGTFYRKPGPESEPYATEGGKVSAGDVVGLIEVMKSFHEVKAEQDGTVAKFLIEDGDAVAPGQDLLELE; encoded by the coding sequence TTGAGCGAAGCTACCACCAACAACGTAAAGGCCCAGATCCCCGGCACCTTCTACCGCAAGCCCGGCCCGGAGAGCGAGCCGTATGCCACGGAGGGTGGCAAGGTCTCCGCCGGAGACGTCGTCGGCCTTATCGAGGTGATGAAGTCCTTCCACGAGGTAAAGGCCGAGCAAGACGGCACGGTGGCGAAGTTCTTGATCGAGGACGGCGACGCCGTGGCCCCCGGACAAGACCTCTTAGAGCTAGAGTAA
- a CDS encoding xanthine dehydrogenase family protein molybdopterin-binding subunit, with product MAEQVGNYVGTSVPRKEDAALLAGEARWTDNIKLPDMLHVAVLRSPLAHAKIEHIDVSGALSKSGVVAAYTGEDLAGEWPSGIPCAWQVTQDMKAPVHRPVARGEVNHMGDAVAVVVASERSLAYDALEAIDVDYEPLEPVVDVERALEEGAPLVHEDLGTNECYTWPLATGDIDEAFGQADVVASGRYIQQRLIPSPIEPRAVVAQQDPVHDGFILHTSTQVPHFVKDVIAGSCGVPDNKLRVVAPDVGGGFGGKLNVYAEEALALALTRRIGVPVKWTEDRGESHQASTHGRGQVQYVEVAARSDGKILGMKVKLYADMGAYLQLLTPGVAVLGSFTYPGLYTFDAYSFECTGVFTNLTPTDSYRGAGRSEAAYACERAMDDLARELGMDPAEVRLKNLIPPFEEPVTNPAGVQYDSGDYETCMRKALDLAGYGDLREEQRRRREAGDPVQLGIGIGNFTESGGLSPSKISAAVGLGGAGWEAATVRMLPSGRVEVITGTSPHGQGHATSWSQIVADDLGVHPDEVEVHHGDTAIAPWGRDTYGSRSLSVGGVAVHLACEKVSDKAKKIAAHMLEAAEADVELSGGRFSVAGSQEPALTIQEVAGAAFAASDLPEGMEPGLTADYFFDPPNFTWPFGTHICVTEVDTETGKVTIPKYVAVDDCGPVVNPQVVEGQLHGGIAQGIAQALYEEATYDESGTLTSASLMDYMIPGAPEIPNMILDSTVTPSSTNPMGVKGIGESGSIGASPAVINSVIDALSPLGVTHVDMPASPVRVWEAIQAARKG from the coding sequence ATGGCCGAACAGGTCGGAAACTACGTAGGCACCAGCGTACCCCGGAAGGAGGATGCGGCGCTGCTCGCCGGGGAGGCACGCTGGACCGACAACATCAAGCTACCGGACATGCTGCACGTAGCGGTGCTCCGCAGCCCGCTGGCCCACGCGAAGATCGAGCACATCGACGTCTCCGGAGCGCTCTCCAAGAGCGGCGTAGTCGCAGCCTACACCGGAGAAGACCTGGCGGGGGAGTGGCCCTCGGGCATACCCTGTGCCTGGCAGGTCACGCAGGACATGAAGGCTCCGGTACACCGGCCCGTGGCCCGTGGCGAGGTCAACCACATGGGCGACGCCGTGGCCGTGGTGGTCGCCTCCGAGCGCAGCCTGGCCTACGACGCCCTGGAGGCGATAGACGTGGACTACGAGCCGCTCGAGCCCGTGGTGGACGTCGAGCGGGCCCTGGAGGAGGGCGCGCCGCTGGTACACGAGGATCTCGGCACCAACGAGTGCTACACGTGGCCCTTGGCCACGGGCGACATAGACGAGGCCTTCGGGCAGGCGGACGTGGTTGCCAGCGGACGCTATATCCAGCAACGTCTCATCCCGAGTCCCATAGAACCCCGGGCGGTGGTCGCCCAGCAGGACCCGGTCCACGATGGCTTTATACTGCACACCTCGACCCAGGTGCCGCATTTCGTGAAGGACGTGATCGCGGGCTCGTGCGGGGTGCCGGACAACAAGCTGCGGGTGGTCGCGCCGGACGTTGGCGGCGGCTTCGGGGGCAAGCTCAACGTCTACGCGGAGGAGGCGCTCGCGCTCGCACTTACGCGCCGGATCGGCGTGCCCGTCAAGTGGACCGAGGACCGCGGAGAGAGCCATCAGGCGAGCACCCACGGCCGGGGCCAGGTGCAGTACGTGGAGGTCGCAGCGCGCAGCGACGGCAAGATACTGGGCATGAAGGTAAAGCTCTACGCCGACATGGGGGCATACTTGCAGCTCCTCACACCCGGCGTCGCCGTCCTGGGCTCCTTTACCTACCCCGGGCTCTACACGTTCGACGCCTACTCCTTCGAGTGCACCGGGGTCTTCACCAACCTCACCCCGACCGACTCATATCGGGGCGCCGGACGCTCGGAGGCGGCGTACGCCTGCGAGCGTGCGATGGACGACCTCGCAAGGGAGCTCGGGATGGACCCGGCGGAGGTTCGGCTCAAGAACCTCATACCGCCTTTCGAGGAGCCCGTAACCAACCCCGCGGGCGTGCAGTACGACTCGGGCGACTACGAGACCTGCATGCGCAAAGCCCTGGATCTCGCCGGCTACGGAGACCTCCGGGAGGAGCAACGCCGCCGCAGAGAAGCCGGGGACCCCGTGCAGCTCGGCATCGGCATCGGCAACTTCACGGAGAGCGGCGGCCTCTCGCCGTCGAAAATCTCGGCCGCCGTAGGGCTCGGCGGCGCCGGCTGGGAGGCCGCCACGGTCAGGATGCTCCCGAGTGGCAGGGTCGAGGTCATCACCGGCACCTCGCCCCACGGCCAGGGGCACGCCACATCCTGGTCCCAGATAGTCGCCGACGACCTCGGCGTACACCCGGATGAGGTGGAGGTCCATCACGGCGATACCGCTATCGCTCCCTGGGGCCGCGACACCTACGGCTCCCGCAGCCTGTCGGTCGGAGGCGTTGCGGTGCATCTGGCCTGCGAGAAGGTCTCCGACAAGGCAAAGAAGATCGCCGCGCACATGCTGGAGGCGGCGGAGGCCGACGTGGAGCTCTCGGGCGGGAGGTTCAGCGTGGCGGGCTCGCAGGAGCCGGCCCTGACCATCCAGGAGGTGGCCGGAGCTGCCTTCGCGGCGTCGGACCTGCCAGAGGGGATGGAGCCCGGGCTCACGGCGGACTACTTCTTCGATCCTCCGAACTTTACCTGGCCTTTCGGCACGCACATCTGTGTGACGGAGGTGGATACGGAGACGGGTAAGGTGACCATCCCGAAGTACGTGGCCGTCGACGATTGTGGCCCCGTGGTCAACCCGCAGGTGGTCGAGGGTCAGCTACACGGCGGCATAGCCCAGGGGATAGCGCAGGCTCTGTACGAGGAGGCGACCTACGACGAGTCGGGCACGCTGACCAGCGCGAGCCTGATGGACTACATGATACCCGGCGCGCCCGAGATCCCGAACATGATCCTCGATAGCACCGTCACTCCTTCCTCGACCAACCCGATGGGGGTCAAGGGTATCGGAGAATCCGGCAGCATAGGAGCCTCTCCGGCCGTGATCAACTCGGTCATAGACGCCCTCTCCCCGCTCGGGGTGACCCACGTGGACATGCCAGCCTCGCCCGTGCGGGTGTGGGAGGCGATCCAGGCGGCCCGGAAAGGGTAA
- a CDS encoding 5-oxoprolinase subunit C family protein — protein sequence MGIRVESPGLLTTVQDAGRFGKYDIGMPPSGAMDLFSYEVGNYLVGNAPDAAALEMTYLGPSLEFTSPAVIAVTGADMPPRINGEEAATWEVLSVEEGDVLSFDYLKAGARSYLAVAGGIDVPPFLGSRSTYTLIGLGGHEGRALAEGDELPVGDSVDGADRVGKSVEAGHIPAFSGAEEIRVIVGLCSYRLTGESLEGFLNTDWTVTPDANRTGYRMRGGEIEFVEREQPAGAGSDPANVVDLGYPVGSIQVPGGVEPIVLMNDAVTGGGYATIGTVISVDRDRLAQTKTNDTTRFRSVTLEEALDARRARQRQLREIHESLG from the coding sequence ATGGGGATTAGGGTCGAGAGCCCGGGGCTCCTCACGACGGTCCAGGATGCGGGCCGCTTCGGCAAGTACGACATAGGTATGCCGCCCTCCGGCGCGATGGATCTCTTCTCCTACGAAGTCGGGAATTATCTGGTCGGCAACGCCCCGGACGCGGCGGCCCTGGAGATGACCTATCTCGGTCCCAGCCTGGAGTTCACATCTCCTGCCGTGATCGCCGTAACCGGTGCGGACATGCCGCCCAGGATAAACGGGGAAGAGGCCGCGACCTGGGAAGTGCTGTCGGTAGAGGAGGGCGACGTGCTCTCCTTCGACTACCTGAAGGCCGGCGCCCGTTCCTACCTGGCTGTTGCAGGAGGGATAGACGTGCCACCGTTCCTCGGCAGCCGCTCGACCTACACCCTGATCGGCCTCGGCGGCCACGAGGGCCGCGCCCTCGCAGAGGGTGACGAGCTACCCGTCGGCGACTCTGTGGATGGTGCCGACCGCGTCGGGAAGTCCGTCGAGGCGGGACATATTCCGGCCTTCTCCGGCGCGGAGGAGATCCGGGTGATCGTCGGCCTGTGTAGCTACCGGCTTACCGGCGAGAGCCTCGAAGGCTTTCTGAATACCGACTGGACGGTAACACCGGACGCGAACCGCACCGGCTACCGGATGCGCGGCGGTGAGATCGAGTTCGTCGAGCGCGAGCAGCCCGCCGGAGCCGGCAGCGACCCGGCGAACGTCGTGGATCTCGGCTATCCCGTGGGCTCTATACAGGTGCCCGGCGGTGTCGAGCCGATAGTCCTGATGAACGACGCCGTCACCGGAGGCGGCTACGCGACCATCGGAACCGTTATAAGCGTGGACCGCGACCGGCTCGCCCAGACCAAGACCAACGACACTACGCGTTTTAGGTCGGTAACGCTCGAAGAGGCGCTTGACGCCCGCCGCGCCCGTCAGCGGCAGCTACGTGAGATCCACGAGTCACTTGGCTAA
- a CDS encoding SDR family NAD(P)-dependent oxidoreductase, giving the protein MGVLDQFKLDGKVALVTGAGSGIGRAYAQALSEAGAAVACADLDHDTAQQTASSLEGKAFALEADVSDEAQVQSMVQETVSELGRLDAVFANAGIGGAQEQVFPEASLENWQQVININLTGVWLTAREAAKAMISQGEGGKIVATASIYGFVGGFAPSPGAYNSAKGGVVNLVRDLAPTLAPHRINVSGIAPGFFRTNIGGGLLMDLENETTQQFVAEIERRTPMGKMGDVEDLKGTAVYLASPASDYLTGHTVAVDGGWLAW; this is encoded by the coding sequence ATGGGCGTACTCGATCAGTTCAAGCTCGATGGCAAGGTAGCCTTGGTTACGGGCGCGGGGAGCGGTATCGGACGGGCATACGCCCAAGCGCTCTCCGAAGCCGGAGCGGCGGTGGCCTGCGCGGATCTCGACCACGATACCGCGCAACAGACGGCTTCTTCACTGGAAGGCAAAGCGTTCGCCCTGGAGGCTGACGTCTCCGATGAGGCGCAGGTCCAGAGTATGGTGCAAGAGACGGTCTCAGAGCTTGGTAGGCTCGACGCCGTCTTCGCCAATGCCGGGATAGGCGGAGCTCAAGAGCAGGTTTTCCCCGAAGCGTCCCTCGAGAACTGGCAGCAGGTGATAAACATCAACCTCACCGGGGTATGGCTGACCGCCCGGGAGGCGGCAAAGGCCATGATCTCCCAGGGTGAAGGCGGCAAGATAGTGGCTACCGCATCGATCTACGGCTTCGTCGGTGGCTTCGCACCTTCCCCGGGCGCGTACAACTCCGCGAAGGGTGGGGTGGTTAACCTGGTGCGTGATCTTGCGCCGACACTCGCCCCTCACCGGATAAACGTCTCCGGCATAGCTCCGGGTTTCTTCCGGACCAACATAGGCGGAGGGCTCTTGATGGACCTTGAGAATGAGACGACACAGCAGTTCGTCGCGGAGATAGAGCGCCGGACGCCCATGGGCAAGATGGGAGATGTCGAGGATCTCAAGGGTACAGCGGTCTACCTCGCCTCTCCGGCCTCCGACTATCTAACCGGGCACACGGTAGCGGTGGATGGTGGCTGGCTCGCCTGGTAG
- a CDS encoding GntR family transcriptional regulator, producing the protein MEPAEPQGAFKKPQTAQHAVLAEIRGMIMSRELKPGERLRPGEISERLEVSRLPIREALKVLEAEGQLTYQPHHGYRVTKFSMSELSEIYRMRQLLESEMLRSTASQVDESLIERLEDLIQEMDEISESENLLRFTEVNREFHMALLEYAGMPQFMRVVKTLWQVSDSYRSLFFNKPASRRRVQEEHRRIVEACKAREAEALVSAMNEHRSNAIVDMAVVIGDGGS; encoded by the coding sequence TTGGAGCCGGCGGAGCCTCAAGGAGCTTTCAAGAAACCCCAGACGGCACAGCACGCGGTGCTGGCAGAGATCCGGGGTATGATCATGTCCCGCGAGCTGAAGCCCGGCGAGCGCTTGCGGCCGGGCGAGATCTCCGAGCGTCTAGAGGTCAGCCGCCTGCCCATCCGCGAGGCCCTGAAGGTGTTGGAAGCCGAAGGACAGCTAACTTACCAGCCGCATCACGGCTACAGGGTCACGAAGTTCTCCATGAGTGAGTTGTCGGAGATCTACCGCATGCGCCAGCTGCTGGAGAGCGAGATGCTCCGTAGCACGGCCTCACAAGTGGACGAGAGCCTGATCGAACGCCTGGAGGATCTTATCCAAGAGATGGACGAGATCTCCGAGTCGGAGAACCTGCTACGCTTTACCGAGGTAAACCGGGAGTTTCACATGGCCCTCCTGGAGTACGCCGGCATGCCGCAGTTCATGCGCGTGGTAAAGACCCTGTGGCAGGTCTCGGACTCATACCGGAGCCTCTTCTTCAACAAGCCGGCCTCCCGCAGGCGAGTCCAGGAAGAGCACCGCAGGATCGTCGAGGCCTGCAAGGCCCGGGAAGCGGAGGCCCTGGTTTCGGCCATGAACGAGCACCGCTCGAACGCCATAGTAGACATGGCGGTCGTGATCGGCGACGGAGGATCTTAG
- a CDS encoding LamB/YcsF family protein, whose translation MRIDLNCDMGESFGAWKMGNDEEMMDFISSANVAGGFHAGDPHVMRKTVDLAKQSGVAVGIHCGYGDLVGFGRRELDVAPGEIRDELTYQLGALREFACLQGMEVQHVKPHGALYMAAARDEDLSRAIVQAIQEADPALLLYCMQSSVTYEVAQEMGQPVAREFFADRGYGDDGQIIFTRNVAEKLDPGAVGDRVVRAVTEGKVESETGRDIEMSADSVCVHGDTPGAVELAEAIARRLREGGVEIAPPGGAGNKTH comes from the coding sequence ATGCGCATAGACCTGAACTGTGACATGGGAGAGAGCTTCGGGGCCTGGAAGATGGGCAACGACGAGGAGATGATGGACTTTATCTCCTCGGCTAACGTAGCCGGTGGCTTCCACGCCGGAGACCCGCACGTGATGCGGAAGACCGTGGATCTCGCAAAGCAAAGCGGCGTCGCCGTCGGCATTCACTGCGGCTACGGGGATCTGGTCGGCTTCGGCCGTAGGGAGCTCGACGTAGCGCCCGGTGAGATCCGGGACGAGCTTACCTACCAGCTCGGAGCCTTGCGGGAGTTCGCCTGCCTCCAGGGTATGGAGGTCCAGCACGTAAAGCCCCACGGCGCACTGTACATGGCCGCCGCCCGGGACGAGGATCTCTCCCGTGCAATAGTCCAGGCGATACAGGAGGCGGATCCGGCACTCCTGCTCTACTGCATGCAGTCTTCGGTTACCTACGAGGTCGCCCAGGAGATGGGACAGCCGGTCGCCCGGGAGTTCTTCGCCGACCGTGGCTATGGAGACGACGGCCAGATCATCTTCACCCGCAACGTGGCGGAAAAGCTCGACCCCGGGGCGGTCGGGGACCGGGTCGTGAGGGCGGTTACCGAGGGCAAGGTCGAGTCAGAGACCGGGCGGGACATCGAGATGAGCGCGGACTCCGTATGCGTACACGGCGACACCCCGGGCGCGGTAGAGCTCGCCGAGGCCATTGCTCGTCGTCTGCGAGAAGGCGGCGTGGAGATTGCGCCTCCGGGAGGCGCCGGAAATAAGACACATTAA
- the accC gene encoding acetyl-CoA carboxylase biotin carboxylase subunit — protein sequence MLEKVLVANRGEIALRVIRACQELGISTVAVYSDADAEALHVRQADEKFHVGPPPAAKSYLNAEALLNAARESGADSVHPGYGFLAENAAFARACRDAGLIFVGPSPESIEKMGDKSAARALASTAGVPVVPGSEGGVSPEEAISVAQEIGYPLMIKAAAGGGGRGIRIAQDEEELKQAVRVARQEAEAAFGDGSLYLERFLTSPRHVEVQIIGDHNGDVIHLYERECSMQRHRQKVLEEAPSPGITPQTRERMLEAAVRLAREAEYVNAGTVEFLADESGEFYFIEMNTRIQVEHPITEMITGVDLIKEQLRVASGEPLSIRQDEVTVNGWAMEFRVNAEDPDNDFMPSPGEVSALEVPGGPGVRVDSAVYNGYVIPPFYDSMIGKLAVWGLTREETIQRSRRALGEYRLEGVNTTIPLHLRLLDEEAFLSGKYDTEYLGDLLEKPGTM from the coding sequence ATGCTCGAGAAGGTACTCGTTGCAAACAGGGGTGAGATCGCGCTGCGCGTGATCCGGGCCTGTCAGGAGCTTGGCATATCCACGGTGGCCGTGTACTCCGACGCTGACGCCGAGGCGCTGCACGTACGTCAGGCAGACGAGAAGTTTCACGTCGGCCCCCCGCCGGCCGCAAAGAGCTACCTGAATGCTGAGGCTCTGCTAAATGCTGCGAGAGAGTCGGGCGCTGACTCGGTACATCCCGGTTACGGTTTTCTCGCGGAGAATGCCGCGTTCGCGAGGGCTTGTCGGGATGCGGGCCTGATCTTCGTCGGCCCCTCGCCCGAGTCCATAGAGAAGATGGGCGACAAGTCCGCGGCTCGTGCACTGGCCAGTACCGCCGGGGTACCCGTGGTCCCCGGCAGTGAGGGAGGCGTCTCACCGGAGGAAGCGATCAGCGTTGCACAGGAGATTGGCTACCCTCTGATGATCAAAGCCGCGGCCGGCGGCGGAGGGCGGGGCATCCGTATAGCGCAAGACGAGGAGGAACTGAAGCAGGCCGTGCGGGTCGCCCGCCAGGAGGCCGAGGCGGCCTTCGGAGATGGCTCCCTGTACCTGGAGAGGTTCCTCACTTCCCCCCGGCACGTCGAGGTACAGATAATCGGCGACCACAATGGCGACGTGATCCACCTCTACGAGCGCGAGTGCTCCATGCAGCGTCACAGACAAAAGGTGCTGGAGGAGGCCCCGTCGCCGGGCATAACCCCCCAGACCAGAGAGCGCATGCTCGAGGCCGCCGTGCGGCTGGCCCGGGAAGCGGAGTACGTCAACGCGGGCACCGTGGAGTTTCTGGCAGACGAGAGCGGCGAGTTCTACTTTATCGAGATGAACACGCGCATACAGGTCGAGCACCCGATAACCGAGATGATCACGGGCGTGGACCTGATCAAAGAGCAGCTCAGGGTGGCCTCGGGTGAGCCTCTGAGCATCCGCCAAGACGAAGTGACGGTGAACGGCTGGGCGATGGAGTTCCGGGTCAACGCCGAGGACCCGGACAACGATTTCATGCCTTCCCCGGGCGAGGTGTCAGCACTGGAAGTCCCCGGCGGCCCTGGTGTGCGAGTGGACTCCGCCGTCTATAACGGCTACGTCATCCCTCCCTTCTACGACTCCATGATCGGCAAGCTCGCCGTCTGGGGCCTGACACGCGAGGAGACTATACAGCGCTCCCGGCGCGCCCTGGGTGAATATCGTCTGGAAGGAGTGAATACCACCATCCCACTACACCTCCGGCTCTTGGACGAAGAAGCTTTCCTTTCGGGAAAGTATGACACGGAGTATCTGGGAGACCTGCTAGAGAAACCTGGAACGATGTAA
- a CDS encoding alpha/beta fold hydrolase, whose product MTQGREPWYLPGSEKPWPPWPGDLVKGHRHELFVRSVGDPDSPTGLFVHGLGGSSGNWTDVMGLLSDDVYARAVDLPGFGQSEPPRDFGYTLDEHSEAIVDLLSSFECGPVHLFGNSMGGVIAIRVAARHPELVRTLTLISPALPTVRPHGDNALVGILAVPGLGERLMSWLWRQPTEEVVSLLNRVAYDASRAPPQRVEAAVEELEYMKGRSWSEEALIKSTRGLISSYLLYGSRSLWRQAASVQAPTLLIWGLNDALVSPALAETAEATFPKSRLLVLGEAGHMVQIENPVAVARAFTNLLDDLENGRRL is encoded by the coding sequence ATGACACAGGGTCGGGAGCCGTGGTACTTACCCGGCTCCGAGAAACCCTGGCCGCCATGGCCCGGGGATCTTGTAAAGGGGCATAGACACGAGCTATTCGTACGGTCGGTTGGCGATCCAGACTCCCCGACGGGTCTGTTCGTGCATGGTCTTGGAGGAAGCTCCGGCAACTGGACCGACGTCATGGGCCTGCTTTCGGATGACGTCTATGCTCGCGCGGTAGACCTTCCTGGGTTCGGGCAGTCCGAGCCGCCTCGGGATTTCGGCTATACGCTCGACGAGCATAGCGAGGCCATAGTGGATCTGCTCTCGTCTTTCGAATGTGGACCGGTACACCTATTCGGCAACTCCATGGGCGGCGTTATCGCGATCAGGGTGGCTGCACGACACCCGGAACTGGTGCGAACCCTTACGCTAATAAGTCCGGCCCTGCCCACTGTACGCCCCCACGGCGACAACGCCTTGGTGGGAATTCTAGCCGTTCCAGGCCTGGGTGAACGCCTGATGTCTTGGTTGTGGCGTCAGCCCACGGAGGAAGTGGTGAGTCTATTGAACCGTGTTGCGTACGATGCAAGCCGGGCGCCCCCCCAACGCGTCGAGGCCGCGGTTGAGGAACTAGAGTACATGAAGGGCCGTAGCTGGAGTGAGGAGGCGCTTATCAAGAGCACGCGAGGCCTGATCTCCTCGTACCTCCTCTACGGCTCGCGCTCCCTGTGGCGGCAGGCGGCTTCTGTGCAAGCGCCAACGCTTTTGATTTGGGGCCTCAATGATGCACTGGTCAGTCCGGCGCTGGCCGAGACGGCGGAAGCAACGTTTCCCAAAAGCCGACTCCTCGTTTTGGGCGAAGCGGGGCACATGGTCCAGATCGAGAATCCTGTAGCGGTCGCCCGGGCATTCACCAATCTGCTCGACGACCTCGAAAATGGTCGTCGACTTTGA
- a CDS encoding 5-oxoprolinase subunit B family protein produces MEPRYSYGGDEYVFVELDEAMSLQVNFRALGITNRLREEELPGVTDICPSNASYMVRVNPDEIHPDELISRLKELDEEVGEARGIELDTRVVDVPVLIEDPWTYETMMRFRDRHQDPDSTDLEYGARINGYDSRDDFIDALLGSPWLVTMLGFVPGLPWCYQLVPPEEQIEVPKYVRPRTYTSERAFGYGGGFAVIYPVQGAGGYQLFGTAPGPVFDPKEELPDFRDSIIFPRPTDIFKFRRIEREEYDRIRGEVESGTFEYHKRPFTFQGDRALADPKSYNEEILGVLYGD; encoded by the coding sequence ATGGAACCCCGCTACAGCTACGGCGGCGACGAGTACGTCTTCGTGGAGCTCGACGAGGCGATGAGCCTCCAGGTCAACTTCCGGGCGCTCGGCATTACCAATCGTCTCAGGGAAGAGGAGCTCCCGGGCGTAACGGACATCTGCCCGTCTAACGCCTCCTACATGGTTCGCGTAAACCCGGACGAGATTCATCCCGACGAGCTGATCTCACGCCTCAAGGAGCTTGACGAGGAGGTGGGGGAGGCTCGGGGAATCGAGCTCGACACGAGGGTGGTCGACGTGCCGGTTCTGATCGAGGACCCCTGGACCTACGAGACGATGATGCGCTTCCGGGATAGGCACCAGGACCCGGACTCCACGGACCTCGAGTACGGCGCCCGCATTAACGGCTACGACTCCAGAGATGACTTCATAGACGCCCTGCTCGGATCGCCGTGGCTGGTCACCATGCTCGGGTTCGTGCCGGGTCTGCCGTGGTGCTACCAGCTCGTCCCGCCGGAGGAGCAGATCGAGGTGCCAAAGTACGTCAGGCCCCGCACGTACACTTCCGAGCGGGCCTTCGGCTACGGTGGCGGCTTCGCCGTGATCTACCCGGTACAGGGAGCCGGAGGCTACCAGCTATTCGGTACCGCCCCCGGACCGGTCTTCGACCCGAAAGAAGAGCTGCCCGACTTCCGGGACTCCATTATCTTTCCCCGGCCGACCGACATCTTCAAGTTCCGCCGCATAGAACGCGAGGAGTACGACCGTATAAGGGGCGAGGTCGAGAGCGGCACCTTCGAGTACCACAAGCGGCCCTTCACGTTCCAGGGCGACCGGGCGCTCGCGGACCCGAAGTCGTACAACGAGGAGATACTGGGGGTGCTTTATGGGGATTAG